One Elusimicrobiota bacterium DNA window includes the following coding sequences:
- the spoVG gene encoding septation regulator SpoVG produces the protein MEVTEIRIHLRNEARLKAFATVTFDGAFVVHNMKVVNGNNGLIVCMPSRKIKDGTYKDIAHPIDNEFRSKLEGIILKAYKEETEKSGTSVDEIRQPAAGAPRVDGAV, from the coding sequence ATGGAAGTCACAGAGATAAGGATACACCTGCGTAATGAGGCGCGGCTCAAGGCATTTGCCACCGTCACCTTTGACGGCGCTTTCGTGGTTCATAACATGAAAGTGGTAAATGGAAATAACGGGCTGATAGTCTGCATGCCTTCGAGAAAGATCAAAGACGGCACTTACAAAGATATAGCCCATCCGATCGATAACGAGTTCCGCAGCAAGCTTGAGGGAATAATCCTCAAGGCCTACAAAGAAGAGACGGAGAAAAGCGGGACTTCAGTGGACGAAATTCGTCAGCCTGCGGCAGGCGCGCCGCGGGTTGATGGCGCTGTTTGA
- the ispE gene encoding 4-(cytidine 5'-diphospho)-2-C-methyl-D-erythritol kinase yields the protein MRTVEINAYAKVNLFLEVTARRGDGYHELATLFARVSLCDRLRLEKIKKPGIALKLANSSNLKLSKPYDNIVYKAAEKFFTAFGIEPAVKITLLKRIPVGAGLGGGSSDAAAALSGLMRLYGINPKKSSKKLSRLASELGSDVPFFLLGETFALGRGRGEILSPLKARGKFPPVLLVYPGEPVYTKEVYGRLKLGVASEIAAKLKNLKKLARLLKNGRFNAAAATLLFNRLETPVLPRHKKTAEVKKNLLALGAGAVLMSGSGAVVFALVWDRAEARKMALRMSKQKGYRVFLSNFC from the coding sequence ATGCGCACTGTCGAAATTAACGCATACGCGAAAGTCAATCTTTTTCTGGAAGTAACGGCCCGGCGCGGCGACGGCTATCATGAGCTTGCCACGCTGTTTGCCAGGGTAAGCCTTTGCGACCGCCTGCGCCTTGAAAAAATAAAAAAGCCCGGCATAGCTCTTAAGCTCGCAAACAGCTCAAACCTCAAACTCTCCAAACCCTACGATAACATCGTTTATAAAGCGGCGGAAAAATTTTTCACGGCTTTCGGTATCGAACCGGCTGTTAAAATCACTCTCCTGAAGCGAATCCCCGTTGGCGCGGGCCTTGGAGGGGGCTCCTCCGACGCGGCGGCGGCGCTTTCGGGGCTCATGCGCCTTTACGGCATTAACCCCAAAAAAAGTTCCAAAAAACTTTCGCGCCTGGCTTCGGAACTGGGCTCTGATGTGCCGTTTTTCCTTTTGGGCGAAACCTTCGCCCTGGGCCGCGGCCGCGGAGAAATTTTGAGCCCGCTAAAAGCGCGCGGCAAGTTTCCGCCGGTTTTACTGGTTTATCCCGGCGAGCCGGTTTACACCAAAGAAGTTTACGGCCGCCTGAAATTGGGCGTTGCGAGTGAAATAGCCGCTAAATTAAAAAATTTAAAAAAGCTTGCCCGGCTGCTCAAAAACGGGCGGTTTAATGCGGCGGCGGCCACGCTTCTTTTTAACCGCCTGGAAACTCCGGTTCTGCCAAGGCATAAAAAAACGGCGGAGGTCAAAAAAAATCTGCTTGCTCTCGGAGCCGGCGCGGTTTTAATGTCCGGTTCCGGGGCCGTAGTGTTTGCATTGGTCTGGGACAGGGCGGAGGCGCGGAAAATGGCGCTCCGCATGTCTAAGCAAAAAGGTTACAGGGTTTTTTTGTCTAATTTTTGCTAA